The following proteins are encoded in a genomic region of Gossypium hirsutum isolate 1008001.06 chromosome D05, Gossypium_hirsutum_v2.1, whole genome shotgun sequence:
- the LOC107904844 gene encoding probable microtubule-binding protein TANGLED: MRTSLKCKQESLRIKNSTPRKSPVGKFPATAGGECRRMSLPTMLVGETVGEILQANQFARHILAVVDNKTKNTSKDPKTPLTEHKKQRYQFLKSDGKG; this comes from the exons ATGAGGACTAGTCTCAAATGCAAGCAAGAGTCCTTGAG GATAAAGAACTCTACTCCAAGGAAATCACCAGTTGGGAAGTTTCCAGCCACTGCAGGAG GTGAATGTAGGAGAATGTCATTACCAACAATGTTAGTAGGGGAAACAGTGGGTGAAATACTTCAAGCAAATCAATTTGCAAGACATATCCTAGCTGTTGTTGATAACAAAACCAAGAATACTTCTAAGGATCCTAAAACTCCATTGACTGAACACAAGAAGCAAAGATATCAATTTTTAAAG TCTGATGGAAAAGGATGA
- the LOC107904846 gene encoding uncharacterized protein, whose product MAVAGGVCRGGNVCLRRRDSFNLFNFHNQNARPRCFMVSGSQSSSGSRKEKMLASSKVRRVSLLQPLLKQEKTRGKELSYEKIDEWMRDSVAEIVKRLPESPLLVQVFSDVKNNTTRTRTEKAEEDKWGLVKQKWEKGESPMPDGVIFVEQIQQGEEEEEGKEEVCNTRAWGIVVQGIGAAAPACYLLKTSKVGSGLGIRCTHFCLVRVKSFRETAFSQLKNCWLSQQAILEDNET is encoded by the coding sequence ATGGCGGTGGCAGGCGGTGTTTGTCGCGGCGGAAACGTTTGCCTCCGGCGCCGCGATTCTTTCAATCTTTTCAACTTCCATAATCAGAATGCTCGCCCACGTTGTTTCATGGTCTCAGGTTCACAATCGTCATCGggatcaagaaaagaaaagatgctGGCGTCGTCTAAGGTAAGAAGAGTAAGCCTTCTTCAACCATTGTTGAAACAAGAAAAGACGAGAGGGAAGGAATTGTCGTACGAGAAAATAGACGAGTGGATGAGAGATTCGGTGGCGGAAATCGTGAAGAGGTTGCCGGAATCTCCTTTATTGGTCCAGGTGTTCTCCGACGTAAAAAATAACACCACGAGAACAAGGACGGAAAAGGCGGAGGAAGATAAGTGGGGTTTGGTGAAACAAAAGTGGGAGAAAGGGGAGAGTCCAATGCCTGATGGGGTGATTTTTGTCGAACAAATACAacaaggagaagaagaagaggaagggaaGGAGGAGGTTTGTAATACAAGGGCATGGGGGATAGTGGTGCAGGGAATTGGGGCGGCTGCTCCAGCGTGTTATTTGTTGAAGACGAGTAAAGTGGGTTCAGGGTTAGGGATAAGGTGCACCCACTTTTGCTTGGTTAGGGTAAAGAGTTTCAGGGAAACTGCTTTCTCACAGCTCAAGAATTGTTGGCTGTCGCAGCAGGCGATCCTTGAAGACAATGAAACATGA